One region of Scophthalmus maximus strain ysfricsl-2021 chromosome 13, ASM2237912v1, whole genome shotgun sequence genomic DNA includes:
- the ddx59 gene encoding probable ATP-dependent RNA helicase DDX59 isoform X1, with amino-acid sequence MFRLVHRNIQVDNPFKKMFMPRALKVKRPTQAPGQILNKKSKIDQAERKDKDDGSSETPVQEEEPREDTNIQDEAIQSTEDSAGLTESSVRDDGLKSSTDELGQEKEEEEEPVKSFKKSQRWPEPGEPVCVMCGRYGEYICDSTDNDVCSLECKAKHLVQMGMGTGADVFDRKDVNVAGRTPQPQRPAGDTGEGEAAYSYREDRFIAGLTDEQVQRIKQELGIETQGSDVRRPIVEFQHCGFPATLGGNLKKAGYEAPTPVQMQMVPVGLSGRDVIASADTGSGKTVAFLLPVVVRALEKPAHSGHSPSALILTPTRELAIQIERQVKELVLCLPNMRTALLVGGMPLPPQLHRLKTSIKIVIATPGRLLEILRQKAVTLDKVKVVVVDEVDTMLKMGFQQQVLEVLEQVPEDHQTLLASATIPTGTEELAARLVRDPVRITIGEKNQPCANIRQILLWVEEPSKKKKLFEILNDSKLYHPPVVVFVDCKLGADLLCEAVTKVTGLNTVAIHSDKSQLERNRILRGLLDGDFEVVISTGVLGRGLDLVNVRLVVNFDMPNTMDEYVHQVGRAGRLGHRGTAITFLNNNNKRLFLEVVNRVKPTGSILPPQLLNSPHLHEQQRREKQKSRQGPEDILVTKNNIIDIIRKHDRRKK; translated from the exons ATGTTTCGACTTGTTCACAGAAACATTCAG GTTGAtaatccctttaaaaaaatgtttatgccCAGAGCCCTGAAAGTGAAGAGACCGACCCAGGCACCAGGACAGATCTTGAATAAGAAAAGCAAGATAGACCAGGCCGAGAGAAAAGATAAAGACGACGGCAGTTCAGAGACACCTGTTCAAGAGGAGGAACCACGTGAAGATACAAACATACAGGATGAGGCGATACAATCGACTGAAGACTCTGCAGGTTTGACAGAGAGCTCAGTACGTGACGATGGACTCAAGTCTTCCACCGATGAGTTGGGgcaagagaaggaagaggaagaggagccggTCAAATCATTCAAAAAGAGCCAGAGATGGCCGGAGCCCGGGGAgcctgtgtgtgtaatgtgtggtCGCTATGGGGAGTACATCTGTGACAGCACTGACAACGATGTTTGCAGTCTTGAGTGCAAAGCCAAACACTTGGTTCAAATGGGAATGGGAACTGGGGCCGATGTGTTCGACCGTAAGGACGTAAACGTCGCTGGACGGACTCCTCAACCTCAGCGGCCGGCAGGCGACACGGGTGAAGGCGAAGCAGCGTATTCCTACAGGGAAGATAGGTTCATAGCGGGCCTGACGGACGAACAGGTGCAGCGCATCAAACAGGAGCTGGGCATCGAGACCCAGGGGAGCGACGTCAGGAGACCCATCGTTGAGTTCCAACACTGCGGTTTCCCTGCCACGCTGGGCGGGAACCTGAAGAAGGCTGGCTACGAGGCGCCCACGCCGGTCCAGATGCAGATGGTGCCCGTCGGCCTCAGTGGCAGGGATGTGATCGCCAGCGCTGACACGGGCTCAGGGAAGACTGTGGCCTTCCTGCTGCCAGTGGTCGTGAGAGCACTCGAG aAACCAGCGCACAGTGGGCACAGTCCCAGCGCTCTGATCCTGACCCCCACTAGAGAGCTGGCCATTCAGATAGAGAGACAGGTCAAGGAACTGGTGCTGTGCCTCCCCAACATGAGAACCGCCCTACTGGTGGGCGGCATGCCGCTTCCCCCACAGCTCCACCGCCTCAAAACCAGCATCAAA ATTGTCATAGCCACCCCCGGGCGACTCCTAGAGATCTTGAGGCAGAAAGCAGTGACGCTGGACAAAGTGAAGGTTGTGGTGGTTGATGAG GTGGACACTATGTTGAAGATGGGCTTCCAGCAGCAGGTGCTGGAAGTTCTGGAACAAGTCCCTGAAGATCACCAGACACTGCTGGCATCAGCCACCATCCCAACGGGGACGGAGGAGCTAGCTGCTCGTCTGGTCCGTGACCCCGTCCGTATCACTATCGGAGAGAAGAACCAGCCCTGTGCCAACATCCGGCAGATACTGCTGTGGGTAGAAGAACCCTCCAAGAAGAAAAAGCTGTTTGAGATTCTAAAT GACAGCAAGCTGTACCACCCTCCAGTGGTGGTGTTTGTAGACTGTAAACTGGGGGCGGATCTGCTGTGTGAGGCGGTCACCAAGGTGACAGGTCTCAACACGGTAGCTATCCACTCTGACAAGAGCCAATTGGAACGCAACCGCATCCTCCGG GGTCTTCTGGATGGAGACTTTGAGGTGGTGATCAGTACAGGAGTGTTGGGCAGAGGACTGGACCTGGTCAATGTCAGATTGGTGGTTAACTTTGACATGCCAAACACAATGGATGAGTACGTCCATCAG GTGGGCAGAGCAGGCCGGCTCGGACACAGGGGAACTGCCATTACttttctcaacaacaacaacaagcgtCTGTTCCTGGAAGTGGTGAACCGGGTCAAACCCACAGGGTCCATCTTGCCCCCGCAGCTCCTAAACTCCCCCCACCTCCACGAGCAGcaaaggagggaaaaacaaaagagcagacAGGGGCCTGAAGACATACTGGTCACCAAGAACAACATCATAGACATCATAAGGAAACACGACCGTCGCAAGAAGTAG
- the ddx59 gene encoding probable ATP-dependent RNA helicase DDX59 isoform X2, which produces MFMPRALKVKRPTQAPGQILNKKSKIDQAERKDKDDGSSETPVQEEEPREDTNIQDEAIQSTEDSAGLTESSVRDDGLKSSTDELGQEKEEEEEPVKSFKKSQRWPEPGEPVCVMCGRYGEYICDSTDNDVCSLECKAKHLVQMGMGTGADVFDRKDVNVAGRTPQPQRPAGDTGEGEAAYSYREDRFIAGLTDEQVQRIKQELGIETQGSDVRRPIVEFQHCGFPATLGGNLKKAGYEAPTPVQMQMVPVGLSGRDVIASADTGSGKTVAFLLPVVVRALEKPAHSGHSPSALILTPTRELAIQIERQVKELVLCLPNMRTALLVGGMPLPPQLHRLKTSIKIVIATPGRLLEILRQKAVTLDKVKVVVVDEVDTMLKMGFQQQVLEVLEQVPEDHQTLLASATIPTGTEELAARLVRDPVRITIGEKNQPCANIRQILLWVEEPSKKKKLFEILNDSKLYHPPVVVFVDCKLGADLLCEAVTKVTGLNTVAIHSDKSQLERNRILRGLLDGDFEVVISTGVLGRGLDLVNVRLVVNFDMPNTMDEYVHQVGRAGRLGHRGTAITFLNNNNKRLFLEVVNRVKPTGSILPPQLLNSPHLHEQQRREKQKSRQGPEDILVTKNNIIDIIRKHDRRKK; this is translated from the exons atgtttatgccCAGAGCCCTGAAAGTGAAGAGACCGACCCAGGCACCAGGACAGATCTTGAATAAGAAAAGCAAGATAGACCAGGCCGAGAGAAAAGATAAAGACGACGGCAGTTCAGAGACACCTGTTCAAGAGGAGGAACCACGTGAAGATACAAACATACAGGATGAGGCGATACAATCGACTGAAGACTCTGCAGGTTTGACAGAGAGCTCAGTACGTGACGATGGACTCAAGTCTTCCACCGATGAGTTGGGgcaagagaaggaagaggaagaggagccggTCAAATCATTCAAAAAGAGCCAGAGATGGCCGGAGCCCGGGGAgcctgtgtgtgtaatgtgtggtCGCTATGGGGAGTACATCTGTGACAGCACTGACAACGATGTTTGCAGTCTTGAGTGCAAAGCCAAACACTTGGTTCAAATGGGAATGGGAACTGGGGCCGATGTGTTCGACCGTAAGGACGTAAACGTCGCTGGACGGACTCCTCAACCTCAGCGGCCGGCAGGCGACACGGGTGAAGGCGAAGCAGCGTATTCCTACAGGGAAGATAGGTTCATAGCGGGCCTGACGGACGAACAGGTGCAGCGCATCAAACAGGAGCTGGGCATCGAGACCCAGGGGAGCGACGTCAGGAGACCCATCGTTGAGTTCCAACACTGCGGTTTCCCTGCCACGCTGGGCGGGAACCTGAAGAAGGCTGGCTACGAGGCGCCCACGCCGGTCCAGATGCAGATGGTGCCCGTCGGCCTCAGTGGCAGGGATGTGATCGCCAGCGCTGACACGGGCTCAGGGAAGACTGTGGCCTTCCTGCTGCCAGTGGTCGTGAGAGCACTCGAG aAACCAGCGCACAGTGGGCACAGTCCCAGCGCTCTGATCCTGACCCCCACTAGAGAGCTGGCCATTCAGATAGAGAGACAGGTCAAGGAACTGGTGCTGTGCCTCCCCAACATGAGAACCGCCCTACTGGTGGGCGGCATGCCGCTTCCCCCACAGCTCCACCGCCTCAAAACCAGCATCAAA ATTGTCATAGCCACCCCCGGGCGACTCCTAGAGATCTTGAGGCAGAAAGCAGTGACGCTGGACAAAGTGAAGGTTGTGGTGGTTGATGAG GTGGACACTATGTTGAAGATGGGCTTCCAGCAGCAGGTGCTGGAAGTTCTGGAACAAGTCCCTGAAGATCACCAGACACTGCTGGCATCAGCCACCATCCCAACGGGGACGGAGGAGCTAGCTGCTCGTCTGGTCCGTGACCCCGTCCGTATCACTATCGGAGAGAAGAACCAGCCCTGTGCCAACATCCGGCAGATACTGCTGTGGGTAGAAGAACCCTCCAAGAAGAAAAAGCTGTTTGAGATTCTAAAT GACAGCAAGCTGTACCACCCTCCAGTGGTGGTGTTTGTAGACTGTAAACTGGGGGCGGATCTGCTGTGTGAGGCGGTCACCAAGGTGACAGGTCTCAACACGGTAGCTATCCACTCTGACAAGAGCCAATTGGAACGCAACCGCATCCTCCGG GGTCTTCTGGATGGAGACTTTGAGGTGGTGATCAGTACAGGAGTGTTGGGCAGAGGACTGGACCTGGTCAATGTCAGATTGGTGGTTAACTTTGACATGCCAAACACAATGGATGAGTACGTCCATCAG GTGGGCAGAGCAGGCCGGCTCGGACACAGGGGAACTGCCATTACttttctcaacaacaacaacaagcgtCTGTTCCTGGAAGTGGTGAACCGGGTCAAACCCACAGGGTCCATCTTGCCCCCGCAGCTCCTAAACTCCCCCCACCTCCACGAGCAGcaaaggagggaaaaacaaaagagcagacAGGGGCCTGAAGACATACTGGTCACCAAGAACAACATCATAGACATCATAAGGAAACACGACCGTCGCAAGAAGTAG